One Larus michahellis chromosome 20, bLarMic1.1, whole genome shotgun sequence genomic window carries:
- the NKX3-1 gene encoding homeobox protein Nkx-3.1, which produces MSAGVLPARWQRAPSSTPAGMSRPPAAAQQTMPVSSSRPRTSFLIQDILWDRAERGALPEKGKSGGVGSPEDGEKGTAAAEGSEGSPVPGAAPEHPPGSPRPPGASPAPGTPQEADADATAETDLSECEPPLPLAQPPPKQAKRSRAAFSHTQVIELERKFSHQKYLSAPERAHLAKNLQLTETQVKIWFQNRRYKTKRKQVAAEIGRLDMHLAGQKAAELPPASLLALRGGWHYLPCLYYLNGWNPSWW; this is translated from the exons atgagtgCCGGGGTGCTCCCCGCAAGGTGGCAGAGAGCACCCAGCAGCACCCCGGCAGGGATGAGCCGGCCCCCGGCGGCAGCCCAGCAGACCATGCCCGTCTCCTCCTCCAGGCCCCGGACGTCCTTCCTCATCCAAGACATCCTCTGGGATAGGGCAGAGCGGGGAGCGCTGCCGGAGAAGGGCAAGAGCGGAGGGGTCGGCAGCCcggaggatggggagaaggggacGGCCGCGGCGGAGGGCAGCGAGGGCAGCCCGGTCCCGGGGGCTGCCCCAGAACACCCCCCCGGGAGCCCTCGTcccccaggagcatccccagccccagggaccccccaggagGCGGATGCAG ACGCCACGGCGGAGACCGACCTGTCGGAGTGtgagccccccctgcccctcgcccAGCCTCCCCCCAAGCAAGCCAAGCGCTCGCGGGCGGCGTTTTCCCACACCCAAGTCATCGAACTGGAGCGGAAATTCAGCCACCAAAAATACCTGTCGGCCCCCGAGCGAGCCCACCTGGCCAAAAACCTGCAGCTCACTGAGACCCAGGTGAAAATCTGGTTCCAGAACAGGAGGTATAAAACCAAGAGGAAACAGGTGGCCGCGGAAATCGGCCGGTTGGACATGCATCTGGCCGGGCAGAAAGCGGCCGAGCTCCCTCCGGCATCGCTGCTGGCCCTGCGGGGGGGTTGGCACTACCTACCCTGCCTCTACTACTTGAACGGCTGGAATCCCTCCTGGTGGTAA
- the SLC25A37 gene encoding mitoferrin-1 isoform X1, translating into MELSCGVGGSAAAPPGPGPPHHPPAAAPAPPMEGEEYESLPSGASLGTHMMAGAVAGIMEHTVMYPVDSVKTRMQSLQPDPKAQYRSVYEALKKIVLTEGFWRPLRGINVTMLGAGPAHAMYFACYEKMKKSLSDTLQHGGNSHLANGVAGSVATLLHDAVMNPAEVVKQRMQMFNSPYKSVLACIRTVQKTEGFGAFYRSYTTQLTMNVPFQAIHFITYEFMQEQINPHREYNPRSHIISGAIAGAVAAAATTPLDVCKTLLNTQENTALSSVNISGHLSGMVNAFKTVYQLGGISGYFRGVQARVIYQMPSTAIAWSVYEFFKYFLTKRKLEKRTSL; encoded by the exons ATGGAGCTGAGCTGCGGAGTggggggcagcgcggcggcgccccccgggcccggccccccccaccaccctcccgccgccgcccccgcgccgcctATGGAGGGCGAGGAGTACGAGAGCCTGCCCAGCGGCGCCTCGCTCGGCACCCACATGATGGCCGGGGCGGTGGCGGGCATCATGGAGCACACCGTCATGTACCCGGTGGACTCGGTCAAG ACAAGGATGCAGAGCTTGCAGCCGGACCCCAAAGCCCAGTACAGGAGCGTGTACGAAGCTCTGAAGAAGATTGTCCTTACGGAGGGGTTCTGGAGGCCTTTACGGGGGATTAATGTCACCATGCtgggggctggccctgcccacgCAATGTACTTTGCCTgctatgaaaaaatgaaaaagtctcTAAGTGATACTCTCCAGCATGGAGGAAACAGCCACTTGGCCAatg GTGTAGCTGGGAGCGTGGCCACGCTACTCCACGACGCGGTGATGAACCCGGCTGAAG TGGTGAAGCAACGGATGCAGATGTTCAACTCCCCTTACAAGTCCGTCCTGGCCTGCATAAGGACAGTGCAGAAGACAGAGGGGTTCGGTGCCTTCTACCGCAGCTACACCACCCAGCTCACCATGAACGTCCCCTTCCAGGCCATTCACTTCATCACCTACGAATTCATGCAGGAGCAGATCAACCCGCACCGGGAGTACAACCCTCGGTCCCACATCATCTCGGGTGCCATCGCGGGGGCTGTGGCCGCTGCCGCCACCACTCCTCTGGACGTCTGCAAGACCTTGCTCAACACCCAGGAGAACACGGCCTTGAGCTCCGTGAACATCAGCGGGCATCTCTCGGGCATGGTGAACGCCTTCAAGACTGTCTACCAGCTGGGGGGCATCTCGGGGTATTTCAGAGGGGTGCAGGCACGCGTCATTTACCAGATGCCTTCAACAGCCATCGCCTGGTCGGTGTATGAATTCTTCAAGTACTTTCTCACAAAGCGCAAGCTGGAGAAAAGAACATCCTTGTGA
- the SLC25A37 gene encoding mitoferrin-1 isoform X2: MQSLQPDPKAQYRSVYEALKKIVLTEGFWRPLRGINVTMLGAGPAHAMYFACYEKMKKSLSDTLQHGGNSHLANGVAGSVATLLHDAVMNPAEVVKQRMQMFNSPYKSVLACIRTVQKTEGFGAFYRSYTTQLTMNVPFQAIHFITYEFMQEQINPHREYNPRSHIISGAIAGAVAAAATTPLDVCKTLLNTQENTALSSVNISGHLSGMVNAFKTVYQLGGISGYFRGVQARVIYQMPSTAIAWSVYEFFKYFLTKRKLEKRTSL; encoded by the exons ATGCAGAGCTTGCAGCCGGACCCCAAAGCCCAGTACAGGAGCGTGTACGAAGCTCTGAAGAAGATTGTCCTTACGGAGGGGTTCTGGAGGCCTTTACGGGGGATTAATGTCACCATGCtgggggctggccctgcccacgCAATGTACTTTGCCTgctatgaaaaaatgaaaaagtctcTAAGTGATACTCTCCAGCATGGAGGAAACAGCCACTTGGCCAatg GTGTAGCTGGGAGCGTGGCCACGCTACTCCACGACGCGGTGATGAACCCGGCTGAAG TGGTGAAGCAACGGATGCAGATGTTCAACTCCCCTTACAAGTCCGTCCTGGCCTGCATAAGGACAGTGCAGAAGACAGAGGGGTTCGGTGCCTTCTACCGCAGCTACACCACCCAGCTCACCATGAACGTCCCCTTCCAGGCCATTCACTTCATCACCTACGAATTCATGCAGGAGCAGATCAACCCGCACCGGGAGTACAACCCTCGGTCCCACATCATCTCGGGTGCCATCGCGGGGGCTGTGGCCGCTGCCGCCACCACTCCTCTGGACGTCTGCAAGACCTTGCTCAACACCCAGGAGAACACGGCCTTGAGCTCCGTGAACATCAGCGGGCATCTCTCGGGCATGGTGAACGCCTTCAAGACTGTCTACCAGCTGGGGGGCATCTCGGGGTATTTCAGAGGGGTGCAGGCACGCGTCATTTACCAGATGCCTTCAACAGCCATCGCCTGGTCGGTGTATGAATTCTTCAAGTACTTTCTCACAAAGCGCAAGCTGGAGAAAAGAACATCCTTGTGA